A window from Glandiceps talaboti chromosome 15, keGlaTala1.1, whole genome shotgun sequence encodes these proteins:
- the LOC144446914 gene encoding alpha-tocopherol transfer protein-like produces the protein MTEQARQPYKCTLSEATLKKAKEELNEDPLTREEKLNDLIEMFKTRPDIRFRQDDAFLLRFLRNKKFEVDRAFKSLVHHYQVRRDYGEIFTNYRPSFIKHYFDLNQAMVCPGKDSDGRTILAIRPNMATNDCSLLDCIRAILMLLETLLQDEDIHVNGIVYVIDCEAIDWRFLKQGSPWVMKKIVDSYVNSVPIRIKGAHSVRPSGFFKAFYTIVRPFLPDKIKRRVFIHGDEYETLHKHVPSSILPSGLGGQIPEYDNTEWVNKTLAAEEEFIYNEQFGFIKSKKKYVARK, from the exons ATGACAGAACAAGCCAGACAACcctacaaatgtacactcaGTGAGGCGACATTAAAGAAAGCCAAAGAAGAGTTGAATGAAGATCCTTTGACTAGAGAAGAGAAATTAAATGACTTGATAGAAATGTTTAAAACCAGACCGGACATAAGATTCCGTCAAGATGATGCATTCTTGTTGCGATTTCTCAGGAACAAAAAGTTTGAGGTTGATAGGGCATTTAAATCATTGGTTCACCATTATCAAGTTAGACGAGATTATGgagaaatatttacaaattatcgACCATCCTTTATAAAACACTACTTCGATCTGAATCAGGCAATGGTTTGCCCTGGTAAAGACTCGGATGGAAGAACAATCCTCGCAATCAGGCCAA ATATGGCAACCAATGATTGTTCTCTGCTCGACTGCATAAGAGCCATTCTCATGCTGTTAGAAACACTGCTACAAGATGAAGACATACACGTGAATGGCATTGTCTACGTCATCGACTGTGAAGCAATTGATTGGCGGTTTCTTAAACAAGGAAGTCCTTGGGTAATGAAGAAAATAGTGGATTCTTATGTG AACTCCGTGCCGATAAGAATCAAAGGAGCTCACTCGGTACGACCGTCAGGCTTTTTCAAGGCTTTCTACACCATAGTAAGACCGTTTCTCCCCGATAAGATAAAACGAAGG GTATTTATCCATGGCGACGAATACGAAACATTACATAAACATGTTCCATCATCGATCCTCCCAAGTGGCCTAGGGGGTCAGATACCTGAATACGACAACACAGAATGGGTGAATAAAACACTCGCAGCAGAAGAAGAATTCATTTACAATGAACAATTCGGTTTTATTAAATCTAAAAAGAAATATGTTGCCAGGAAATAA
- the LOC144446913 gene encoding alpha-tocopherol transfer protein-like, with protein MAEQASQPYKCTLSEATLKKAKEELNEDPLTREEKINDLIEMFKTRPDIKFRQDDAFLLRFLRNKKFEVDRAFKSLVHHYQVRRDYGEIFTNYRPSFIKQYYEMKHEMVCPGKDSDGRTIIAIRPSMVNNCCTVLDCARAILMLLEALLQDEDMQVNGIVYVIDCEGFDWRLLKQASPWVMKKIVDSYVNSVPIRIKGAHFIRPSGIFKAFYTIIRPFIPEKIKRRIHFHSEEYENLHKHVPSSILPSDLGGQIPEYDNTEWVNKTLAAEEEFIYNEQFGFIKSKKKHASGK; from the exons ATGGCAGAACAAGCCAGCCAACcctacaaatgtacactcaGTGAGGCGACATTAAAGAAAGCCAAAGAAGAGTTGAATGAAGATCCTTTGACTAGAGAagagaaaataaatgatttgataGAAATGTTTAAAACCAGACCAGACATAAAATTCCGTCAAGATGATGCATTCTTGTTGCGATTTCTCAGGAACAAAAAGTTTGAGGTTGATAGGGCATTTAAATCATTGGTTCACCATTATCAAGTTAGACGAGATTATGgagaaatatttacaaattatcgACCATCCTTTATAAAACAGtattatgaaatgaaacatGAAATGGTTTGCCCTGGTAAAGACTCGGACGGAAGAACTATCATCGCAATCAGGCCAA GTATGGTAAACAATTGTTGTACTGTGCTCGACTGTGCAAGAGCCATTTTAATGCTGTTAGAAGCACTGCTACAAGATGAAGATATGCAGGTGAATGGTATTGTCTACGTCATCGATTGTGAGGGATTTGATTGGCGGTTACTGAAACAAGCCAGTCCATGGGTAATGAAGAAAATAGTGGATTCATATGTG AACTCCGTTCCTATAAGAATCAAAGGAGCCCACTTTATTCGACCGTCAGGGATTTTCAAGGCTTTCTACACCATAATAAGACCGTTTATCCCAGAGAAGATAAAACGAAGG ATACATTTCCATAGTGAAGAATACGAAAATTTACATAAGCATGTTCCATCATCGATCCTCCCCAGTGACCTAGGGGGTCAGATACCCGAATATGACAACACAGAATGGGTGAATAAAACACTCGCAGCAGAAGAAGAATTCATTTACAATGAACAATTCGGTTTTATTAAATCTAAAAAGAAACATGCGTCAGGGAAATAA
- the LOC144446911 gene encoding acetylcholine receptor subunit alpha-like codes for MSRMMRNTIAFIIIITIFYFQDVTYASSMEKQLQHQLFADYSAHVRPVKNFSDVLMIGFSFSLVALMDVDEKNQIVTLRALIKHTWHDYQLQWNPGDYDGIEEVVIPEEWVWTPDLALANSATDNIMFISSSRSVSVSHNGSTRAFSRMVLAIPCVMDIRLFPFDTQTCSAYFSFWQYTHNFVQAESLTDQSIINGAIENSEWAVLNGTIDVIVMYTYFPVEAWSLVVMTLTFKRKPSYYVMNIIIPATLMALLTLLVHIIPCDCGEKMSFSVSLLISMSVFNLMVGNLLPATSESVPLLAQYLLFNTVFVSFSICMAAVVLRLHHRQKGSLDMSFRIRRIFIDILPPFLLIKKYKSPGINKYDTQLLCSRSNVTSLSSSVNQVDISDGNDAVMEVLDEANECRNGKNENFNYSSHLLKTNALHEMLQDMKHLRREAKHQEVDQSMLEDWKYVAMVIDRLCLWISVIVFTVGTIAMFSQVYAD; via the exons ATGTCAAGGATGATGAGGAACACAATTgccttcatcatcatcatcaccatcttcTACTTTCAAG ATGTTACGTATGCTTCGTCCATGGAAAAACAATTGCAACACCAGTTATTTGCAGACTATAGTGCACACGTTAGACCAGTGAAAAACTTTTCAGACGTACTAATGATAGGGTTTTCCTTTTCTCTCGTCGCGCTTATGGATGTG gaTGAAAAAAACCAGATCGTTACATTAAGGGCTTTAATAAAACAT ACCTGGCATGACTACCAATTACAATGGAATCCAGGAGATTATGACGGTATAGAAGAGGTTGTCATTCCTGAAGAATGGGTGTGGACACCAGATTTGGCTCTTGCTAATAG TGCGACTGATAACATCATGTTCATATCAAGTTCAAGATCTGTCTCCGTATCTCATAATGGTAGTACCAGGGCCTTTTCACGTATGGTATTGGCCATACCCTGTGTAATGGACATCCGACTTTTTCCCTTCGACACCCAAACCTGCTCAGCGTACTTTTCGTTCTGGCAATACACTCACAACTTCGTACAAGCTGAATCACTAACAGACCAATCCATCATAAATGGAGCAATTGAAAATTCCGAATGGGCTGTTCTAAATGGCACGATTGATGTGATtgttatgtacacatattttcCAGTAGAGGCGTGGTCATTGGTTGTCATGACACTGACATTTAAAAGGAAACCATCGTATTACgtcatgaatataattatacctgctACCTTGATGGCACTGTTAACACTCCTTGTACACATAATACCGTGCGACTGTGGTGAAAAGATGTCATTCAGCGTCTCTTTATTAATCTCGATGTCTGTCTTCAATTTGATGGTCGGTAATCTTTTGCCGGCAACCTCAGAGTCTGTTCCATTGCTTGCACAATATTTACTGTTCAACACTGTATTTGTATCGTTTTCCATATGTATGGCTGCCGTTGTCCTCCGTCTTCACCATCGTCAGAAGGGGAGCTTAGATATGAGTTTCCGGATAAGGAGGATTTTCATCGATATTTTGCCTCCTTTTCTGCTGATAAAGAAATACAAGTCACCGGGTATTAATAAATACGACACACAACTCCTGTGCAGCCGCTCGAATGTAACTTCACTTTCATCATCTGTCAATCAAGTGGATATAAGTGATGGAAATGATGCTGTGATGGAAGTGCTGGATGAGGCGAATGAGTGTCGCAATGGGAAAAACGAAAATTTCAACTATAGCAGTCATCTCCTGAAAACAAACGCATTACATGAAATGCTACAAGACATGAAACATCTTAGAAGGGAGGCAAAACACCAGGAAGTCGATCAATCG ATGTTAGAAGACTGGAAatatgttgctatggtaatcGATCGTTTGTGTTTGTGGATTTCTGTGATCGTATTTACTGTCGGTACCATTGCTATGTTCTCACAAGTGTATGCTGATTGA
- the LOC144446915 gene encoding alpha-tocopherol transfer protein-like encodes MMAEQASQPYKCTLSEATLKKAKEELNEDPLTREEKLNDLIEMFKTRPDIKFRQDDAFLLRFLRNKKFEVDRAFKSLVHHYQVRRDYGEIFTNYRPSFVKHFYELKSEMVCPGKDSDGRCVVLTKVELDPRKCSVLDSVRARLMMLETMLSDEDIQVNGIVYIVDSERLDMGIMKQLSPFLMKKIFDSYLKALPMRIKGGHFINQPGIFKAFYGLMKPLLPSKLKSRIHFHNDEYENLHKHIPSSILPSDLGGQILEYDNTEWVNKTLAAEEEFIYNEQFGFIKSKNKHVPGKANKTVDLST; translated from the exons ATGATGGCAGAACAAGCCAGCCAACcctacaaatgtacactcaGTGAGGCGACATTAAAGAAAGCCAAAGAAGAGTTGAATGAAGATCCTTTGACTCGGGAAGAGAAATTAAATGACTTGATAGAAATGTTTAAAACCAGACCAGACATAAAATTCCGTCAAGATGATGCATTCTTGTTGCGATTTCTCAGGAACAAAAAGTTTGAGGTTGATAGGGCATTTAAATCATTGGTACACCATTATCAAGTTAGACGAGATTATGGAGAAATATTCACAAACTATAGACCATCTTTTGTAAAACACTTTTATGAATTGAAAAGTGAAATGGTTTGTCCTGGTAAAGACTCGGATGGGAGGTGCGTTGTTCTAACCAAAGTAG AACTGGACCCAAGAAAATGCAGTGTTCTTGATAGTGTGAGAGCACGCCTAATGATGTTGGAGACAATGTTATCAGACGAAGATATACAAGTCAATGGTATAGTATACATAGTTGACTCTGAACGACTTGACATGGGGATTATGAAACAACTTAGCCCATTCCTAATGAAGAAAATTTTCGATTCATATTTG AAAGCCTTGCCGATGAGAATTAAAGGAGGCCATTTCATTAATCAGCCGGGAATCTTTAAAGCTTTCTATGGATTAATGAAACCTTTGCTTCCATCAAAATTAAAGAGCCGG ATACATTTTCATAATGATGAATACGAAAACTTACACAAGCATATTCCATCATCGATCCTCCCCAGTGACCTAGGGGGTCAGATACTTGAATATGACAACACAGAATGGGTCAATAAAACACTCGCAGCAGAAGAAGAATTCATTTATAATGAACAATTCGGATTTATTAAAtctaaaaacaaacatgttCCAGGTAAAGCAAATAAAACTGTTGATCTTTCAACATAA
- the LOC144446916 gene encoding alpha-tocopherol transfer protein-like — protein MSEKANQPYKCTLSEANLKKAKEELNEDPETRQQKIDELRALFKTRPDIKFRPDAAFLLRFLRNKKFNVDKAFKMLVHYYQVRKDYTDMFDNYKPSTVKQIYAIPNSMICSEKDKEGRTILVTKIGNWDPEKFDIFDGIKAQLMSLEVLLSDEDVQVNGLVFVADYAGLNKKHMKHLGPLVMRKMNDVYMNAMPLRMKAIHYVRQPDLFETLFAFIRPLLTEKLKKRLHFHGQEYGSLHDYIPSALLPAELGGQLPDYDNTEWVNQTLAAEEDFIYNEQFGFLKSDEILGKEKSTTDPTTGLTGTFKKLDVN, from the exons ATGTCGGAAAAAGCGAACCAACCTTACAAGTGTACGTTGAGTGAAGCGAACTTAAAGAAAGCTAAAGAAGAGTTGAACGAGGATCCAGAAACTAGACAACAGAAAATAGATGAACTACGCGCCTTGTTTAAAACCAGACCAGATATCAAATTTCGCCCAGATGCTGCGTTTTTACTGCGATTTCTGAGAAACAAAAAATTCAACGTGGATAAGGCCTTCAAAATGTTGGTTCATTATTACCAAGTTCGTAAAGATTACACCGATATGTTTGACAATTACAAACCGTCAACCGTCAAGCAAATTTATGCCATACCAAATTCCATGATTTGTTCAGAAAAAGATAAAGAGGGAAGAACCATTCTCGTCACAAAAATAG GTAACTGGGACCCTgaaaagtttgatatatttgatgGCATAAAAGCTCAACTGATGTCATTGGAGGTTTTATTATCCGATGAAGATGTGCAGGTGAATGGTTTGGTATTTGTTGCTGATTATGCAGGACTGAATAAAAAGCACATGAAACATTTGGGTCCCTTGGTGATGAGGAAGATGAACGACGTTTACATG AATGCAATGCCGCTCAGAATGAAGGCTATACATTACGTCAGGCAACCAGATCTGTTTGAAACCCTCTTCGCTTTTATAAGACCATTGCTGACAGAGAAGCTAAAGAAACGG TTACACTTTCATGGTCAAGAATATGGCAGCCTACACGACTACATCCCATCTGCACTTTTACCTGCTGAGTTAGGGGGTCAGTTACCGGACTACGACAACACAGAGTGGGTGAACCAAACGCTAGCAGCTGAGGAGGACTTCATCTACAACGAACAGTTCGGATTCCTGAAATCGGACGAAATCTTAGGGAAAGAGAAATCTACAACTGATCCAACTACAGGATTGACAGGAACTTTTAAGAAACTTGATGTTAATTAG